The proteins below are encoded in one region of Aequorivita iocasae:
- a CDS encoding RNA polymerase sigma factor, which yields MKQSTNSDAFLVSAYMNGNESALSELITRHKQRIYSFIYSKVFDRDVAEDIFQDTFIKVIRTLKRGAYNEEGKFLPWVMRIAHNLVIDHFRKNNRMPKFENNNDFNIFSVLSDNALNVEKQIIKGQVEDDVRRLIQELPDDQKEVLIMRIYKDMSFKEISEQTGVSINTALGRMRYALINLRKVIDKHNIILTN from the coding sequence ATGAAGCAAAGCACAAACTCTGATGCGTTTTTAGTGAGCGCTTATATGAACGGTAATGAATCTGCACTTAGCGAGTTGATAACTCGACACAAGCAAAGAATCTACAGTTTTATTTATTCGAAAGTTTTTGACCGGGATGTCGCTGAAGACATTTTCCAAGATACCTTTATCAAGGTTATTAGAACCCTAAAAAGAGGCGCCTATAATGAAGAAGGCAAGTTTCTTCCCTGGGTAATGCGAATTGCCCATAATTTGGTGATAGACCATTTCAGAAAGAACAACCGCATGCCGAAATTTGAAAATAATAATGATTTCAATATATTTTCGGTATTAAGCGACAATGCCTTAAACGTTGAAAAACAGATAATAAAGGGTCAAGTTGAAGATGATGTTCGGCGTTTGATTCAAGAGCTGCCAGACGACCAAAAAGAAGTTCTTATTATGCGAATTTATAAGGATATGAGTTTTAAGGAAATAAGCGAACAAACAGGCGTTAGCATTAACACTGCTCTGGGCAGGATGCGGTATGCCTTAATCAATTTGCGCAAAGTGATTGATAAACATAATATTATATTGACCAATTGA